Proteins found in one Pelobates fuscus isolate aPelFus1 chromosome 10, aPelFus1.pri, whole genome shotgun sequence genomic segment:
- the LOC134574575 gene encoding oocyte zinc finger protein XlCOF8.4-like: MDKDKIHIPEKILNLTLQIIYLLTGEDYFIVKKPGERVSPNNIPIVSEGICRTQSPSTVSPPHSLINEANNDQKILELTNQIIQLLTGEVPIRCEDVAVYFSMEEWEYLEGHKDLYKDVMMENHQTLSSLAEGSVVGNTLQKSQSQSASQNNVKGEEWDINANQKAQPTEIHEARKNKSVQTMSEKSASYQGQNLTDADICTPTEYTQTEFTSTYVKGGSASCEEGDLTDTDIHTPTGHIYTIYQTTPIKEEPDLYEEESLDNDMFTPTEFKEQTGYPSTFFSCEEGNLQDSDIYTHGLTNTSVITPRQRTHNSGCIYNCYECGESFTLRKELVRHQNLHKGNKLSCSQCGKRFSYKSDLFIHERNHTGDKSLICPLCRKCCTNKSQLAMHLRLHTGERLHTCTDCGKSFINMSCFIRHQRIHTGEKPFSCHICGKCFNRKSSLVAHERIHTGAKPYVCSDCGKGFSRNSNLVVHQRIHNTVKPFMCSD; this comes from the exons ATGGACAAGGACAAAATCCATATTCCTGAGAAGATCTTGAATCTCACCTTgcagatcatctacctgctgacagGAGAG GACTATTTTATTGTGAAAAAGCCTGGGGAGCGTGTCTCACCAAACAACATTCCTATTGTGTCAGAAGGAATCTGCAGGACCCAGAGCCCCAGCACGGTGTCTCCACCTCATTCACTGATCAATGAGGCAAACAATGACCAGAAGATCCTGGAACTGACCAATCAGATCATCcagctgctgactggagag gttcctaTAAGGTGTGAGGATGTCGCTGTCTATTTCTCCATGGAGGAGTGGGAGTATCTAGAAGGACACAAGGATCTCTACAAGGACGTAATGATGGAGAATCACCAGACCCTTAGCTCATTGG CAGAGGGGTCTGTGGTTGGAAACACACTGCAAAAATCTCAATCACAATCGGCTTCACAAAATAATGTAAAGGGGGAAGAATGGGATATCAACGCTAATCAGAAGGCACAGCCTACAGAAATACACGAAGCAAGAAAAAACAAATCTGTACAAACTATGTCTGAGAAATCTGCCTCATATCAAGGTCAAAATCTCACAGATGCTGACATTTGCACACCCACCgaatatacacagacagaatTTACATCTACCTATGTTAAAGGGGGATCAGCCTCATGTGAAGAAGGAGATCTCACCGACACCGACATTCATACACCAACAGggcatatatacacaatatatcaaACTACTCCTATTAAGGAGGAACCAGACTTATATGAAGAAGAAAGTCTTGACAATGATATGTTTACACCTACAGAATTTAAAGAACAGACAGGATATCCATCTACTTTTTTTTCATGTGAAGAAGGTAATCTCCAAGACTCTGATATTTATACACATGGCTTGACCAATACGTCAGTTATAACACCTAGACAAAGGACCCACAATTCAGGCTGCATATATAACTGTTATGAGTGTGGTGAAAGTTTTACCCTTCGAAAAGAGCTTGTCAGACATCAGAATTTACACAAAGGAAATAAACTGTCATGCTCTCAATGTGGGAAAAGATTTTCTTATAAATCTGACCTTTTTATACATGAGAGGAACCACACAGGAGATAAATCGCTTATTTGCCCTCTCTGTAGGAAATGTTGTACGAATAAATCCCAGCTAGCCATGCATTTGAGACTCCACACCGGAGAAAGACTTCACACATGCACTGACTGCGGCAAAAGCTTCATAAACATGTCATGTTTTATTCGtcatcagagaattcacacaggagagaagcctttTTCATGTCACATATGTGGGAAATGCTTCAACCGGAAGTCAAGTCTTGTTGCTCATGAGAGAATTCATACAGGAGCCAAACCCTATGTGTGTTCTGATTGTGGTAAAGGATTCAGTAGGAACTCAAATCTTGTTGTACATCAGAGAATTCACAATACTGTAAAACCATTTATGTGTTCTGATTGA